In Cytobacillus oceanisediminis, the following proteins share a genomic window:
- the agaW gene encoding PTS N-acetylgalactosamine transporter subunit IIC, whose translation MDQEILLQALLIAIWAGIAGIDLFNGLFHIHRPIVTGVIVGLILGDLPTGVMTGAAIELVWAGMVPLAGAQPPNVVIGGIIGTAFAILTGQEPQVAIGVAVPFAVAVQACITLMFTAFSPVMHKADKYAEEANTKGIDRINYLGIATLFVFYFVVAFLPIYFGADAAKSVVESLPAWIIAGLGTAGGMMAAIGFAMLLKIMLKKQYIAYFIVGFILVTYLQMPIIAVALIGLAIAMYDFYKTSGGQGAAMRGARGRGI comes from the coding sequence ATGGATCAGGAAATATTGCTTCAGGCATTGTTGATTGCCATTTGGGCAGGTATTGCCGGCATCGACTTGTTTAACGGTTTGTTTCACATTCACCGCCCCATTGTAACTGGAGTCATCGTTGGGTTAATTCTAGGCGATTTGCCTACTGGTGTGATGACCGGGGCTGCAATTGAATTAGTATGGGCAGGGATGGTACCGCTTGCAGGAGCTCAGCCTCCAAACGTTGTAATCGGTGGAATAATTGGTACAGCATTTGCGATTTTAACTGGGCAGGAGCCTCAGGTTGCGATAGGAGTTGCTGTTCCATTTGCCGTTGCAGTCCAGGCTTGTATCACCTTAATGTTTACGGCCTTTTCACCTGTCATGCATAAAGCTGACAAATATGCCGAAGAAGCAAATACAAAAGGAATCGACAGGATTAATTACCTGGGAATAGCAACTTTATTCGTTTTCTATTTTGTGGTTGCATTCCTTCCAATCTACTTTGGAGCTGATGCAGCCAAGAGTGTAGTCGAATCTCTTCCTGCCTGGATCATTGCAGGTCTCGGTACCGCTGGCGGTATGATGGCAGCCATTGGTTTTGCCATGCTGCTGAAAATTATGCTGAAGAAACAGTATATTGCCTATTTTATAGTTGGATTCATCCTTGTTACTTATTTACAAATGCCGATTATTGCTGTTGCGCTGATCGGTCTGGCAATTGCTATGTATGATTTTTATAAAACATCTGGCGGCCAGGGAGCTGCTATGAGGGGGGCGAGAGGCCGTGGCATCTGA
- a CDS encoding PTS system mannose/fructose/sorbose family transporter subunit IID: MASENAAIEPEISVQANNPEFYEDSSAEQVITKKDLNKMVWRSLLLQASFNYERMQAAGWLYSILPGLKKIHKNKHDLSESMKSHMEFFNTHPFLVNIIMGIVLAMEERKQNRNTIRAIRVAMMGPLGGIGDALFWLTLLPICVGIGASLGADGNPMGALVFLILFNVVHFGLRFGLMRYGYNAGTNAISSLKENTKKVSHAASIVGLTVVGGLIASFVQLKANLVIHAGKAEIALQEDLLDKIMPNMLPLGYTLLMYYLLKRGLSPVILILITVVIGIIGKIPFPFGTIL, encoded by the coding sequence GTGGCATCTGAAAATGCAGCGATTGAACCGGAAATTTCTGTTCAGGCAAACAATCCTGAGTTTTATGAAGATTCTTCAGCCGAACAGGTGATTACAAAAAAAGACCTCAACAAAATGGTCTGGCGCTCACTATTGCTTCAGGCATCTTTCAACTATGAAAGAATGCAGGCAGCAGGCTGGCTATACTCTATTCTTCCAGGGCTAAAGAAGATTCACAAAAATAAGCATGACCTTAGTGAATCAATGAAAAGCCATATGGAATTCTTTAATACCCATCCTTTTCTAGTAAACATCATTATGGGAATTGTCCTCGCAATGGAGGAAAGGAAACAAAATCGGAATACCATTCGTGCTATCCGCGTTGCCATGATGGGTCCCCTGGGTGGTATCGGGGATGCCTTGTTTTGGTTAACACTTCTGCCTATTTGTGTTGGTATAGGTGCTTCGCTCGGGGCAGATGGCAATCCAATGGGTGCACTTGTGTTCCTTATTTTATTCAATGTCGTCCATTTTGGACTGCGCTTCGGTCTTATGCGATATGGCTATAATGCTGGAACCAATGCCATCAGCTCATTAAAAGAAAACACGAAGAAAGTGTCTCATGCTGCCTCTATCGTTGGCTTGACAGTGGTAGGCGGGCTTATTGCCTCATTTGTGCAGTTAAAGGCAAATCTGGTCATTCATGCAGGCAAAGCTGAAATTGCCCTGCAGGAAGATTTGCTGGATAAAATCATGCCAAACATGCTGCCGTTAGGCTATACCTTATTAATGTATTACTTGCTAAAAAGAGGCCTGTCCCCTGTTATTTTAATTCTGATTACAGTTGTTATTGGCATTATTGGCAAGATACCATTCCCATTCGGCACTATTCTTTAA
- a CDS encoding SIS domain-containing protein translates to MSFVKSLNDEEIKGARHTVKEICQQPDLWLQTVGIFEKQKVEIEDFISEKIHSNKARIIFTGAGTSAYVGDTLSPVLRKELPNQIDSISTTDIVTNPLNYFKNEVPTLLVSFARSGNSPESVATYFLAKKLINNISQIIITCNPEGQLAKEAGKDENTLVLLMPEESNDQGFAMTSSFSCMYISALLTFQLDRLEEFKRKIEVVSQNAKRILTQQYKTVKNLVSLNKKRVVYLGSSSLKGLSQEASLKHLELTSGKIPTFHESVLGFRHGPKSLVDDETLIFVFLSNDPYTRKYEIDLLKELKNDGGGKTVVAAANTNNEEIEEICDCAFIIPQQENIHLDDHLVALNYLVIGQLFALFNSIHLGVTPDNPSPTGMVNRVVKGVNIYSY, encoded by the coding sequence ATGAGTTTTGTGAAAAGTTTAAATGATGAAGAAATAAAAGGGGCTAGACACACTGTAAAAGAGATTTGTCAACAACCAGATCTTTGGCTTCAGACAGTTGGAATTTTTGAAAAACAAAAAGTGGAAATTGAGGATTTTATCAGCGAAAAGATACATTCCAACAAGGCACGGATTATTTTTACTGGTGCAGGGACATCTGCATATGTAGGGGATACTTTATCGCCTGTGTTGAGAAAAGAACTCCCTAATCAAATTGACTCAATCTCGACTACCGATATTGTTACCAATCCTTTGAATTATTTTAAGAATGAAGTCCCCACCTTACTTGTCTCCTTTGCTAGAAGCGGAAATAGTCCTGAATCAGTTGCTACATACTTTTTAGCTAAGAAACTGATTAACAATATAAGCCAAATTATCATCACATGCAATCCTGAAGGACAGCTTGCAAAAGAAGCTGGAAAAGATGAGAATACCTTGGTCCTTCTAATGCCAGAAGAATCAAATGACCAGGGCTTTGCAATGACCAGCTCTTTTAGCTGTATGTACATATCCGCTCTCCTGACTTTCCAATTGGATCGATTGGAAGAGTTTAAGAGAAAAATAGAAGTAGTTTCTCAGAATGCAAAAAGAATATTAACCCAGCAATATAAAACGGTTAAGAATCTTGTCAGCCTCAATAAGAAGAGGGTTGTGTATCTTGGTTCGTCATCATTAAAAGGTTTGTCACAGGAGGCAAGCTTAAAGCATCTTGAACTTACATCAGGGAAAATACCAACTTTTCATGAATCGGTTCTTGGATTTAGACATGGTCCCAAGTCACTGGTTGATGACGAAACGCTGATTTTTGTTTTCCTATCCAATGATCCTTATACAAGGAAATACGAGATTGATTTATTAAAAGAGTTAAAGAATGACGGTGGCGGTAAAACTGTTGTGGCGGCTGCAAATACCAATAATGAAGAAATCGAAGAAATATGCGACTGCGCTTTTATTATTCCTCAGCAGGAGAATATTCACCTTGATGATCATCTGGTTGCTTTGAATTACTTAGTTATCGGTCAGTTATTTGCTTTGTTTAACTCCATCCACCTGGGCGTGACACCTGATAACCCTAGCCCAACCGGAATGGTTAATAGGGTAGTTAAAGGAGTTAACATATATAGCTATTAA
- the agaV gene encoding PTS N-acetylgalactosamine transporter subunit IIB encodes MPNILLTRIDNRLVHGQVGVTWVNHLGANLIIVANDEVAEDEVQQDLMEMVVPEAIGVRFFSIQTTADIIHDASEDQYIFLVAKTPQDVLRLVEGGVPIDKVNIGNMHYSEGKTQIYSTVSVDDADKEAFRKLKEHGVKLEVRRVPDERPDNIYKFL; translated from the coding sequence GTGCCAAATATTTTATTGACTCGAATTGATAACCGTCTTGTCCACGGTCAGGTAGGTGTAACCTGGGTTAATCACCTCGGGGCGAACCTAATTATTGTAGCCAATGATGAAGTAGCTGAAGATGAAGTCCAGCAGGATTTAATGGAAATGGTAGTCCCTGAAGCAATCGGTGTCCGTTTTTTCTCGATCCAGACAACTGCAGACATTATTCATGATGCATCTGAAGATCAATATATCTTCTTAGTTGCTAAAACTCCTCAGGATGTTCTGAGGCTAGTTGAAGGAGGTGTTCCGATCGACAAAGTGAATATTGGAAATATGCACTATTCTGAGGGGAAGACACAAATTTACTCGACCGTTTCTGTTGATGATGCTGACAAAGAAGCATTCCGAAAGCTAAAAGAACATGGTGTGAAACTCGAAGTGCGCCGTGTTCCTGATGAAAGGCCAGATAACATTTATAAATTCCTTTAA